One window of the Chloroflexia bacterium SDU3-3 genome contains the following:
- a CDS encoding RNHCP domain-containing protein, whose protein sequence is MSSPRPGQHWTAEPLFTCVGCGLPVVCDPLASGVQNRNHCPACLTSRHMDWRTAGDRLSSCRAAMEPVGLTTKRSRNKYARERDGELMLIHRCSGCGKLVINRIAADDSADALLELFARSQQAPPELLALLRDEDLAMLTPDDEDLVRERLFGSAMAR, encoded by the coding sequence CTGAGCAGCCCCCGCCCTGGCCAGCATTGGACTGCCGAGCCTTTGTTTACCTGTGTGGGCTGCGGCCTGCCCGTGGTCTGCGACCCGCTGGCCTCGGGCGTGCAGAACCGCAACCACTGCCCAGCCTGTTTGACCTCGCGCCATATGGACTGGCGCACGGCGGGCGACCGGCTCTCAAGCTGTCGCGCCGCCATGGAGCCGGTGGGGCTCACCACCAAGCGCTCGCGCAACAAATATGCTCGCGAGCGCGACGGCGAGCTGATGCTCATCCACCGTTGCAGCGGCTGCGGCAAGCTGGTCATCAACCGCATCGCCGCCGACGACAGCGCCGATGCGCTGCTGGAGCTATTCGCACGCTCGCAGCAGGCCCCGCCCGAGCTGCTGGCGCTGCTGCGCGATGAGGATCTGGCCATGCTCACGCCGGATGATGAAGATCTGGTGCGCGAGCGCTTGTTTGGCAGCGCTATGGCGCGCTGA